From Topomyia yanbarensis strain Yona2022 chromosome 1, ASM3024719v1, whole genome shotgun sequence, one genomic window encodes:
- the LOC131677431 gene encoding uncharacterized protein LOC131677431, producing MAVGIPPSADKSYFQRFCDYMKRDTKGVEIATYTLSGVLFVIAYNKIRPITRFGKPSDIPKHFIRQQLPQYGRVQKIEPSIQFGPLLMIKHRPPLNLIFWSRKTLPVRVAGIDVNANGYSWLQSVVVDRKVTFIPIGNTASEHYAECSVYFHDLSSDKKWIRQIDVGQTLLNLGFAKLTVPVSKEKITTKDPFERKIQTYFKTLARSENNAKYRRVGLWQQTLPPKLWPVKILQNAWDSLTLRVVPVSRRLPELVR from the exons ATGGCCGTAGGAATTCCGCCTAGTGCAGATAAGAGCTACTTCCAGCGCTTCTGCGATTACATGAAGCGTGATACCAAAGGAGTGGAG aTCGCAACCTACACACTATCCGGCGTTCTATTTGTCATTGCGTACAACAAAATCCGTCCG ATCACTCGCTTCGGTAAACCATCGGACATTCCGAAGCACTTCATCCGACAGCAGCTGCCCCAGTATGGTCGCGTCCAGAAGATTGAACCATCGATTCAGTTTGGTCCCCTGCTAATGATAAAACATCGTCCTCCGCTGAATTTGATCTTTTGGTCTAGGAAAACACTACCGGTACGAGTGGCCGGAATCGATGTTAACGCCAATGGGTACTCGTGGCTTCAATCGGTGGTAGTCGATCGGAAGGTTACTTTCATCCCCATCGGGAATACCGCCTCGGAACACTACGCCGAATGTAGTGTCTACTTTCACGATCTGTCCAGCGATAAGAAGTGGATCCGGCAGATAGATGTGGGACAAACCTTGCTCAATCTGGGCTTCGCTAAGCTAACTGTTCCGGTGTCGAAGGAGAAAATAACGACCAAGGATCCGTTCGAGAGAAAGATACAAACTTATTTTAAGACGTTGGCCAGGAGTGAGAATAATGCCAAGTACCGCCGGGTTGGACTATGGCAGCAAAC ACTGCCACCGAAACTGTGGCCCGTAAAAATTTTGCAGAACGCCTGGGATAGTCTAACTTTGCGGGTGGTACCAGTGTCCCGGCGTTTGCCGGAATTGGTTCGGTAG